GAAGAACTACGGCACAATGAAAGTCAAATACACGTATGGGCAACCCTAAGGAACAAAATTAAACATGGGCTGAAGTCAGTTCGATCACAGAACCAAATAGGGGAGGAAGACTAAACAGGATTGGGATAAAATCGGACCACAAACCGATCAActgagagagagatagagacgACAGCGAGAAGCAAAGAGCGGCAACGCAATTAAATATCGGCAGTGAGATGGCGGCGACGAGAAGAGAAAAGGGCGAGCTGTGTCGTATAAAAGTCTAGAAGGCGTGTGACAAAGCGAGAAATTTTCTTTCTAAGATAtatagggtttagggtttttgtGAGGGAAATTCTCCCAAGTAAGTTTGTTTGATCTTTTTCCTATTTGAAAGTAGcacattttttagaaaaaagagaGACCTATTCTCGGTCCTAGTTTGAGTTTGTGATTTTCGTTTAAacatttttaattcaaaataaatatGTTGGACAATTAAGAAAATATCGTTGAGTTATGGACCCGAAACAAACTCTCAATCTAGCTGAGTTTTCACTTTCTTTCTCAAAATCATTAGCTTAATGCCTCCTCAAACTTCAATTTGTAGAGGTCTTCTACGTTTAACAAATTTAATCCTTCGGTCTACGTTGAAGTTATGTTCAACCTTGCTTCTCGCGCTAAGGCAAAAAAGTTGACTATTCTAATTTTTTATTGCGAGGTCCTAATCAAAGTTTTTAATGGCACCACCCGTTCTTGTATTAAAAAGTTAGACAAGCTCTTGTATGTACATTACATATTTGCATCAAAGTTGTAAGCTtgtttttacttataatatctGTGTTTAAATTTACATAGATTCAAATCTTGGGTCtagaaaacaaaacttcttTGCCCTTGATATCAATCGCAATTATATGAATTGACGAGGTGAGACAAAATTCAAATTGTAGCAACTCAAGCTTAATACAACGTATCATATgtttgagaataattttaaaatagttaaaataacttcttttattttaaaaattactcGAAAACACTTTCAATCattcaaaaacaaatttaatagaACGAGAATTTTGTTTAAAAGTGTTTAAACATTACATGAGTGATCTCAACTACTTCAAAATCACTCTCAACCACACGCACACATTTTATTAGAGTGGTGCAATTGATACTATGTAGTTAAGCTCTACACTCGACCATGCTATTTATGATGTCCCTAAAAACACAATTCACCAAACATACCCacatttcatttattattatgttttaaaattgatttttttggTATTAGGTCATACAATAAAAGTGTGCCCCTATTCTAACTTGCTAAATACTATGGCCAacatttcatgtcaaaattaATGTAAAAATGAGGATATGTGTTGATTGTCCTAGAGCACTCAATGGGCTTGGTTGGCCATTTTCCCCACCACTAAGTAGACTCCAATTACAAACTTTTGGTTTTTATATCACAGAAGGTGAACTTAATCGGAATGACTTAAACACAAAGTGAATTTAACACAGCAATAATTAAAATAACCTTCCTTTCCAAAAGTTGAAGGTTCAATCATCCATCCCAGTAAAGATGATTGTTTCTCTTTTTGTTAAAGCCAGGCTTCTTGAAAAGATCATTCTAGAAAATTTCATTAACTAAAAATTTGTAAGCcaaattttgacttttgagTCCAACTTTCTCGATCCATCAAATTGGAATAAAAGGTATAAGATTGGGACTTTCATTAGCCCAATGCAAGAACCTTTTACCAACCAAGTACATTTAACTGAGCACAAATAAATATGGATATGAAATGGACCAACAAAAGGAAACAGAAAACTTTTCCAAGATCCTCCTAGGGCAAGAGCAAATAGCTGAAAGTTAAAACAATTGTCAAATTGGAAGTCAGCATCCATCATCTCACCTCCTCATTTAGATTTGCGTAGAAGCTCTTCAGAAGGAACTTCTAGTGTTGCACCAGCATGATCTTTACGCGGTTTCATTTCTGCAGCAATAACCAAAATTAATGTTTGGCTCTTAGGTTTTATTTACAAGGATTGAGAGAAAAATTTTAGGAAGTTTGGCACGTTAAGTTAGAACCTTAAAAGGTTGAACTTCATCTGTTCTATAGGTTGTATAACGGTGTCCTTGAGTTCTAAAGTTAGAAGCTTGAAAGGTATTTGATTCCTTGGATGGGTTTGTATAATTCAAAGTTAAGAACACAAACTTCTGTTTCAAATACGGGTTTATTTTATCCCAATTTGTGAGTTTGCTATAAACACCCCATCCAACTTGAGAATGTATCAATAGGTTAAGGCATTGATAATCTCCTTTGGACGTATGATGTTTGAATCCTCACTCTTTATTGAACTCAAGAAAGGAAAAGGAACACTGCTATCCAAGTTAAGTAAACAAAAATCTAGATCACACAAACTCGTGTTTCTATAATCTGTTCTACGATACAGTTCACGCATTCTCAATCTAAGTCTTCATAAACACCGGCCAAGTAGAATTAAAAACCAAATAACTCCAGAAGAGTAATCAATAGTTTCAGCGTTTTTCTACGAACCCACTAGCTTTCAGTAAATAAAAAGCGGAAAATTTTGGGTGAAGCATTTTATCAAACATGTAGGCTGCCAGGCGTTCATTTCAAATTCAATATTCGATTAGCCAATTGTTAGATTAGTTGTTAAGAACACCGAAAATGAATcccaaaatagaaaagaagaatacCATAGCCGCCGCGAGAAGTACGCTTGGCCTGAACGATCATATTGGAGATGAAATGGGAGGCCTCCCGAGCTTCATCGAGCAGTTTCCGAATCTCAGCCTCGGAGGTCACGTGGCGGCTCTCTTGAAACTTCCGGCGTATCTCGGAGGCCGACTCGGTCAGCATCAAGGTGTCGCCGGCGAAGGACTTTTTGGTTGCCCTGAGCAACGATCTGTAGGCGCTTAGAACTTCCCCTTTCATGATGTGATGAGATCCCTCTTGAAATGGGTTTCTGCGCTTCCTCACGAACAATGAAGCTCCCAAAAGGTCACGACGTCGTTTCGTTCAAATACCAAAGCTCTTGTCTTTctatttttacttttcatgtGGATGACTCATTACATTTACATCACGAAAGCACTAACAAATGTTAAATTCTTAACCAAATTCATAAGATTTGGAACACGACGAGTGAGAACAAATTCTCAATTACTACAAAAATTTTAGGATATTACGACtctttttttaatatgaaaTTGCATTTGTGCTCTAATTGACTGAGAACTCGTCATTGTACAATGGACAATTGGTAAAGTTAGATAGGGACTCTTTATAACAACATTCAAACTTAAAGTACTCATTAGCTAAAAATATATCGTGTTCTTAGTATTATTTGAATAAGATTGAAATAGAATCAGGGGTCAAAAGTTGTATTTACTAAGTTGACTCAAGAATAACTCGAGCCTTTTTTTCAAGACAGATACAAAAGAGTTTACTTCTTAAGCTGAGAAAATATCAAAAGATGATTTGGCAATGGGGATTATATTTTCTTCGCCATAGATGCAACACTGACGGTGTTCTAAATTTCATAGCAGCCATAGATCTATCCTATCCACcaaaaaatatgaagaaaaatcTCGATGCTGTAAACTCCAATTTAAGCAGACTCTCAAAACTGAGGGGAACCTTCAACTTGCAGTTCAAAATTTTAGGTCTCAGAAGCATGCCGGCAGGTAGGGCCCATAGTATTCACAGTGTTTGTTACTCGGTTTGGATGTCTTGCTTCACCTCAGGGCATCAACCATTCTACATTCGTGCTTCTTACGGCGACATCTGTGGTGTGATTTCTGATCTGCAAATGTGTTCTCGCCTACAATTTCCATTCTGGAATCTGCATAAAATATGAACATATCAATCTATCGCTTTAACTTGGATTTTGAATCAATAAAGGTGACGGACTGTATGTGCATATCAGAAATTCGGAATCAAGCATTCGATCCTTCCCATTGGTCATTGTTGTGCCAATCGATGTCTTTGGGCAAACGGAAGGCAGGACATACATATTAACCAGGAGGCAGTCATTTAAGGTAGAAGAAAGATGAATGAACTTGTTAAGTTCTACCAATTTATTGAGAGGACTGCTCCATTTTCTAGGATAAGTTATGTTCTCATCATTCAACGAAAACAACTCTAGGACACAAATTGCCCAAAATTGATAACCAAAAGCATAGATGAAAAGTTAACAATGATATAAATGCctacataaaataaaattcatacTCGAAATGGAATGTACCAAAAATACATCCACAATTGTCCATCTTTAACACCTTCACTCTACCATGGAGCCAGTCCCAAAATAGTTGTTCTCAAGTTTATTCAATCTTAAGTACAAAGGCACAGCACGATTTTTTACCATATTTCGGTATCTTTTTAAACAAATCCACCAACAGAACTAGAATAAGACAGCAAGCCGATTTAATGTCATTAAAGATAAAACTTTCATTGACATCCGAAGTTGAAACAGAGTCGCATGTTGGGTAGTAAGAAAATTAACTCTTTTCAAGTCAATGCGAAACCATGTTCTAAGAGGAATATAGTTCCCAGACAATGCTAAATGTGAGTTCAAAGGTACATAAAGCTACTAAATTCAGATGTAAATCATGCTCCACAAAATAAATGGACGAGTTTCACAAGCTGGTAACAATCTAGAAGCTGCCATGAACCTTGTCTATCAAGGTGCTATAATTCCTTAACCATTAACTTTCCCCACAAATAAAATGATTAAAACAAACCCTCAAATGTTTTGATCCGTTAAATTACAACATTAGTTTCTAtagttcaaaattttcaattgcCTCCCCTACGTTTGAATAGCTGTTATTGTAAACATCCTTAGCTAAAGATAGAACTGTTGAAGTGACATGTTAAACAAACATCGGCTATCGGACAATAAAATGATTGTCCAATATTCCTCTTTTACTTGTGTATCAAACTCCTAGTACACTTCTTTACTCTATTATGTTTATCATTTCAAAACAAACTGATGAAAGGACCTATCTTTTAGTTAATGTGATGATAGGAACAGTGGAATTCAATTTCAAAGATAACATTTCAATTTTTAAGGATTAGCGAAGTGTATCTCAAAATCTAAAAAGCCAGATAGACACGGATGCATCGTCGAGACAACACCTTTTAAAAATCTGGGACACAAGATGtcagatataatatatatatatatatatatatatatatatatatatattaacttttttaCACATTTATGGAAATTCAATAAGAAACATATATGTATTTTCAAACACAAATGAGATACGTGACATCATTTACATTCAAGTAAATTAGTTTCCATGGTTTATTTTAgggaagaaaatatattttttaacaatTTCCGTGGTTTAAATCTAACCCCAACAATTGTTGCACTAAAAACAAGTGTCTAACGAGGTATCCAACAAGTGCCATAACAGCATTGTGTCCTACCTTATCAGCCAAcatcaaattttaaaactagAATTGTAGTCTAGTCCAAGCCATCAATGTGATTAACCATTGTAATCTCTTAAGATGAGAAGAAAATGAGAAGGAAAACGAACCTCCAAGTCGTTCACCCCACAACAGTAATCTAGCATCCTCATCCTCCTCATCGATCTCATCACCATATCCAAATTCACCATCACCACGATAACCAGGCTCACTACCATATCCAGACTCATTCCCCTGAGCATCAAAACCACCATTAGATGAAACAAACCCAGAACCCAAATGATCCTTCTCCTCTCTCTCCCTCCTCGAATTCTTGGCTTCACTCACATCCGAAGACCAATTGGCATCCCCATTAACAAACAACTCTCCACTCGAATCAGTCCCAACCGCGAGAGGGAAATCGGAGCAAGTCCCATGAGCCGCGGAAGCCCCAACAGAGCAGCACCGTCTAGTCCCACTCCGATCACTACTCCGGCCAGAAACAGACCTAGAACCACGCCGACGTCGCTTCCTAGCAATCAATCGGAAGCTACGGGCAGGAGGAATAGAAGGCTTGTCGTCGTCGATCAAACTGAGGGCAGACATGTCAATGGCGTCGACATTAAAAGAGGTAGTGCGATCAGAGAGACAAGGGCGTTTGGTGTGGATGGGAGTGGAAGAGTAGTGGGGTTTAGAGTTAGTGGGAGCAGAGGTGTTATGGGGGTCGGAATCTAGGGTTTTGGGGAGGTGGAAAGGGGTCCAACCATGGAATTTGAGGGTACAGGAGTCAATTGAATGGCGGGAATCTAGGGGTCTGCGAGACATGGGAAAGAGAGAATGGAAGAGGAGAGTTGTTTGTTTGGTGGTTCAGAGATGGAAAGCCATGAAGATGATCAAATTAAATtgtgaagagaagaagaagaaggagaaatgAGATGGGAATGTGTGGGGAATGGGGAATCTCCTCCTACAGTGCTTGCTTGTATTTATGGTTAATGTCCCTTTACACTGATTTACTACTCGGGAGAATCTACGgcttttgtttatttatttagtcCACTACTGTCCAAACCTTGGAAATGTTCTAGTACGTTTGAGAAGAATAAGCTAGAATCTACCCAGATATTCAACTTATGTCTCCATTTGTCCCAAACAACTCAAGTCTTTGGATCTTTAAatttttacaattttcatatGAAATTTTAATGGATTAGTTAGGAAATTCTATTGTCATAATTCATAAATTCATAAAAACGTTCAAGACTTaaattaaattgatacaatCTTTGAAGTTCAATATTTTAGttctaatatttttaatatagttctaatatttttaataaattgatatatcatataatGATTATATGTGTCAAAATTTTAGTAAGAGGAGTAGATATGATATTTTGACATCTTACTCTAccaatatttactatttactATGTTTTATAGTTAATCGTGAAGATATTATTGCGAGTTGTGAAATGTAATGTTCATTAGGAAGTAATCAACTCAAAGTTTGTAGTTATGAGTGTTACACTTGGCTAAATAAGAGGAATGAAAGTGATTGACATGAAATTTTCAATGTATATTAAGAAAGCTTATTAATAATTCGAGTCGCTTCTATTCAAAGATTTAGAAATACTTGTATATCATGttttaaaatagtaattttATTAACAAATTGATTAAAATGAATATTAAAAGTATGACTTGTTGGTGAGTTACTAAAAATGGAGAGATTATGCATCAACATGAAGGGTAGCTGAATGCTTTTATTCGCATCTTGATCTTTAAATCCATCATATGCATGATATTATAAGATTAgctagtaataataataattattattattattattattattagtaataataaaaaaattaatatcgATCGAATATTGatgaaaaaatataaatatatatatacacggaaggaaaaacaaaattaaaatttaaaacaaatctcaccCGATCTCACTGTTACTTGAGATTATCCTTCCCCGCTATCAGTATATTATAAACATTTGCTTTAGGATTTTagtctaaaaaataaaaacataatgaTACCTTTCTCCAAACCCAATTCCCAAAACTGTTCAAAAGCCATACTAATCATTCATAATTGATTCGACTTTCAATTAATTCTCCTAAGAAcaaggttccatgtgaaataaAGCCACATTTACTTCACTTGGTCTTCGATAATTTAAGGTGGCCTTCTTTATGTACTTACGTAGAATCAAGCCAAGACGCTATAGACAAAAGTAAATTCCTATATCAACAAAGAGATTAAGGGCAAACCAGAGATGGACTTTCGACATCGTATAGGCATTGACGGAGTGTTGCTCGGTAGTTACCAAAGAGGACGCTACTAGGTGGTCGCAAGTCGAAAACATAGGAGACCGGTTTTGATGTCAACATCCCCTTTTTAGTCGTTAGCTTGTCTGGCAACTCCCCAAAGCTTCTTTCATCGTAGGGGAATGACTCACTTAGGAAGAAAAAGCTATCTCTCCCCAACTTCTCAACCTATAACAATACAAAATACCAACAAAGTGCTTTCAAAATCATCGCAAATGTATTGCAACTGGCCATTCACTGGGTAGAATATTCATTCAGATGTTTTATATCACCTAATATTTATCATGAAAATATTGACCGACTACAagttttttgtttcttaatGTGAAAGAAAAAATCACCTGGAGTTGTGAAAATCTGATGTTATTCATGGTAAGAATAACTTGAACTCCGTGGAGTGCATCGGCCAATATTCGAATGGCTAGAAGATCAAAAAAATTCTGCAATAGGATCTTCTCTATGTCCAGATTTTCCTTCGAACTTGCAAAACGTGGAAACCACAAAATACATTTAACATCGTACCAAGGAATTTGATTTTCCCCATTGGAAATTATGGTTTCATCAGGATGGGAGAGTTCCC
This region of Cucumis melo cultivar AY chromosome 7, USDA_Cmelo_AY_1.0, whole genome shotgun sequence genomic DNA includes:
- the LOC103494771 gene encoding mitochondrial zinc maintenance protein 1, mitochondrial, with the translated sequence MKGEVLSAYRSLLRATKKSFAGDTLMLTESASEIRRKFQESRHVTSEAEIRKLLDEAREASHFISNMIVQAKRTSRGGYEMKPRKDHAGATLEVPSEELLRKSK
- the LOC103494772 gene encoding uncharacterized protein LOC103494772, with product MSRRPLDSRHSIDSCTLKFHGWTPFHLPKTLDSDPHNTSAPTNSKPHYSSTPIHTKRPCLSDRTTSFNVDAIDMSALSLIDDDKPSIPPARSFRLIARKRRRRGSRSVSGRSSDRSGTRRCCSVGASAAHGTCSDFPLAVGTDSSGELFVNGDANWSSDVSEAKNSRREREEKDHLGSGFVSSNGGFDAQGNESGYGSEPGYRGDGEFGYGDEIDEEDEDARLLLWGERLGDSRMEIVGENTFADQKSHHRCRRKKHECRMVDALR